Proteins from one Xiphophorus hellerii strain 12219 chromosome 8, Xiphophorus_hellerii-4.1, whole genome shotgun sequence genomic window:
- the LOC116724606 gene encoding ribonuclease inhibitor-like codes for DCNLSERSCEALSSVLSSQSSSLRELDLSNNNLQDSGVKLLSAGLKSPNCNLETLSLSGCLVSEEGCASLASALTSNPSHLKELDLSYNHPGDSGVKLLSAGLKDPHWR; via the exons gactgtaacctctcagagagaagctgtgaagctctgtcctcagttctcagctcccagtcctccagtctcagagaactggacctgagtaacaacaacctgcaggattcaggagtgaagcttctctctgctggactgaagagtccaaactgcaacctggaaactctcag cttatcaggctgtttggtctcagaggaaggctgtgcttctctggcctcagctctgacctccaacccctcccatctgaaagagttggacctgagctacaatcatccaggagactcaggagtgaagctgctgtcggctggactgaaggatccacactggaga